The nucleotide window ACCTTCCACGCTGCGACTTGCTCGTCCGTGTGGATGCCGGGCGCTCGTGCGTAGCCCTGGCCCTCGTGGCTGATTTGCGTCGCCTCGCTGATGATGAGCCCAGCTGAAGCGCGTTGGCTGTAGTACAGCGCGTGCAGCGGCGTGACGAGGTTGCCCGGCACGTCGCACCGACAGCGCGTCAGCGGCGCCATCCAGACGCGGTTCTCGAATGTGAGTCGGCCGCTCTTGAGCGGGCGGAGCAGCGGGTGGGTGTCAGCGTCAGCCATGCCCGACAACGTAGACCCCTTCACCACGGCAGCTTCATTGCACGGCAAACAAAGGCGACCAGCGGGTTGGCGATCTTGCACAGACGCACGATCTCCTTGTCGAAGCCACCGCCGTGGACGACGTCGCTCGAAATGGGCTTGGTCATCGCGGCGAACCGCGTTCGCTTGATCTCCTCGATCGCTGGATGATCTGCGTCGAAGCCCTTTGGCGGCCGCTTGAGCTTGTCAGTCGTCATCGCAAAGTGCTCGTCGAACTTCTTGCCAGACGTCGCGCGCTTCCACGCAGCCGGATCGTCGGCGATGGCCTCGCGAATGAGCTTCAGCGACTTCGCATCCGGCCCGTAAAGCCCGGCCGCCACCATCGTTTCCGTCGGCGAGACCTGCAGATAAAAACACGGTGCGTCGACCTTCCCCTCGACGCCCGCATGCGGAAAGACGGCGGAGAGGTTCGTCTTGTACGGCGACTTGTCCTTGGAGAAGCGAACGTCGCGATGGATGCGGAACATCGAGCCGCCGGTTTTGCTCGCGTCGACCCACGCGAACTCACTGACCTTCTCGAGTCCCGGCTGCAACGCCGCGATCAACGCCAGGAAGTCGCTTCGGGCGGCCTCCCACTCGTCGGCGTGGCTCTTGAACCACTCGCGATCGTTGTTCTTTGCGAGTTGCTTCAGGAAACGCGTCGTTTCTCTCGCGATGCCGGGCATTGGCGTGTTATACCGGACCAGCCGTCAGGGAGAGACGGAGCGCTGCCGCAGGTCTCGAATGCACTGCCGCATGACGGCCGCGTCGATCTCGTGCACTTCCACCGGGTCACCCACGCCGCGGAGCAACGTGATTGTGAGCCGGCCGCCGAGGTGCTGGCGAAACTCCTCGAGCCCGACGAGGATTTCGTCTTCTCGCTCGAGCGCCGGGTGGCCGAGCGGGATGCCGAGGTCCTGCAGGCAACGAATGACGCGGTCCGAGTCGCCCGGATCGAAGCCTTGGGTCTGGACGCTGTACAGACAGTCCAGTGCCAGCCCGATTGCAACGGCCTCGCCGTGTCGCAGTTCGAAGTTGGTCATCGGCTCCAGGCGATGGGCCGACCAGTGACCAAAATCGAGCGGCCGAGCTTCGAGAGCCTCGAACGGATCGCCGCCCTCGGTGATGTGCCGAAGGTGCAGGAGTGCCGACTGCTCGATCGCACGGCGGCTCGCCTCGGGGTCGCGATGCGCAATCCTGGAAGCGTTCTGACACAGCTCGTCGAAGAACTCCGCGTCCTTCAGCAGAGCCACCTTCACCGCTTCGCTGAAACCGTTGCGATAGTCGCGATCCGGCAGCGTCTTGAGCAGCGTCTCGTCGTTGATGACGGCCCACGGCACGGCGAACGTGCCTTGCCAGTTCTTCTTGCCGAATACGTTAATGGCGTTCTTTACGCCGACGCCGCTGTCATCTTGCGCGAGCGTCGTCGTGGGCAGACGGACCAGACGCACGCCGCGATGCGCGACAGCCGTCGCATAGCCGACGGCATCGAGCACGGCACCTCCGCCAATGACGAGGACGTAGTTCCGACGATCAAGGTCGTTCTCGTTAATCGCTTTAAGCACGCCCTCGACGGCGATGCCGCTGTTCTTGCACGCCTCGCCACCATCGATCGTGACGATGCTGCCCGCCTGCTCGACGCGCTCGCAAAAGCGATCGAAGAACGCGTCCAGACGCACTCGCAGCGACGGATCGCTTTCAGCAACGCCTGCATCGACGCAGACCAGCACGCGCACCCTCGACTCGGTCGGATGCAGACACTCCAGCAGCACGCCTGCATCATCGCCGAGGACATCATGCGTGAAACGCAGCCGATGGACGCACGGGACGGCAAACTCGGCGTCGTAAGCCCTCTGCGACGCCGTCTCCGCCGGGACCAGACGCATTCTCGGACTCGCGCGTGAGACTTGTCGGGCGGATTGAGAGGCAGCGGCGGACATCGGTGACGAGGGCGGAGGCACGTCGGCCTCGCTGTGTACATCGGCCAGTCGGGCCAACCGGTGGAGTTTACGTCGCCCGTGACTCGTCGGGCTGCTCGGCGTGCGGACATCCGCGTGAAGCGCTATGTTTTGGCCATGCCCGCCACCATCACAATGCCCCAGCAGTCCGACACCATGACCGAGGGCACGCTCGTGGCATGGGTGAAAAACGAGGGCGACAAAATCGATGAAGGCGACGTCGTTGCAGAAATCGAGACCGACAAGGCCACCATGGAGATGGAAGGGCCCGATGAGCCAGGCACGATCGCTGCGATCCTCGTTCAAGCTGGAGAGTCCGCTGCCGTCGGGCAGACGCTGGCGGTGGTGGCGCTCGAAGGCGAGGACGTGGCCGAGGTGAAGAAGAACGCGGGGGCAGCCGGCAGCGCGGCTTCTTCCTCATCGTCACCCGAACCCGCGGCCGCCGCTGCGGCGTCAGGGGAAGATGCCGCCGAAGCATCGCACGCGGGAACCACTGCGACGATGGAAGCCCCCGCCGCGAACGGGCAATCGACCAACGGCACGGGCGGCCGAATCAAAGCATCGCCACTGGCCAAGCGGATCGCGAAGAACGAGGGCATCGACCTCGGCCAGCTCACCGGCAGCGGCCCAGGCGGTCGGATTGTGCAGAAGGACGTCCTCGACTTCGTCGACTCTGGCGGCAAGACGATGCATGTCGAGAAAGGCCCAGATCGCGTCCAGCACGACGACGCCCTCACGCCGCCGCCCGTCGCCCCGCCGGCTCTGCCGCAGCGGATCGCCTCGGGCGAGGTCGACAAGGTCGAGTTGTCGAAGATGCGCAAGACAATCGCGCAGCGCCTTCAAACGGCCAAGCAGAACATCCCGCATTTCTACGAGACGGTCGACATCGAGCTCGACAACGCCCAGGCCCTGCGGGCGAGCCTCAACAAGACGATGGAAAAGGAAGGCATTCGCCTCTCCATCGGCGACATCATCGCCAAGGCCGTCGCCGTAACGCTGCAGAAGCACCCGGTCCTGAACACGACCTTCGACGGCACGACGATGACGCGGCACGGCGACGTCAACCTTGGCATGGCCGTCGCGCTCGACGACGGCCTGATCGTCCCGGTTCTCAAGAACATCGACCAGATGGGCTTCCGCGAGATTCGCCTGCGGAGCAAAGAGCTCGTCGACAAGGCCCGCAAGCAGAAGCTCAAGGGCGACGAGATGAGCGGCGCGACCTTCACCGTCAGCAACCTCGGCGGGTTCGGCGTCAAGGAGTTCATCGCCATCGTCAACCCGCCGGAGGTCGGCATCCTCGCCATCGGTGCCGGCACGAAGCGAGCTGTCGTCGCCGACGACGGCAGCATCGTCGCACGGTCGGTCATGACGGTCACGCTGTCGGCCGACCACCGAGCCGTCGACGGTGCCGACTCGGCCCGTTTCCTCGCCACGCTCAAGAGCATGATCGAGGAACCGGGCATGATGCTTGTGTAAGGCGATCCACGTCGCGGGCTCAATTCTCGAAGCAAGCACTGACAAAGCGCCTTCTTCAAGAGTCACGAGACCGCGAGCTGTAAGCCCCCGGCTACCCAGCCATTTACCTTGATGCTCCCGTCCGCAAGACCGGCTACCTTACCCGTCGGTGGCTGACACTCCCGACATTCTGCAGTGCGACCGCTGCGGCTACGACCTACGGGCAACCGACCCGGACGGAGTCTGCCCCGAGTGCGGCTACGCAGTCGCCGACTCCATCGAGGCCGCCAAGCTCCCCCGTCGCCCCGCATGGCGCGACAGCGACCCCCGCTGGCGACGACGCATGCTCGCGGGGTGCTGGGTGTTGGCCCTGATACCGGTCCCATGGCTCTACTTCGGATTCGGCCTGGCAGAGCGAACTCCTGTGCCAGCACTGTTCGAGTACGGGATGAATAGCCGTCGCCTCGAGGATACGTTCTTTTTCAACATTGCACCGCTTTTGTTTTTTGTGATTGGGTGCGCGCTCCTGCTGTCACCGGAGCGAGGACGACGAAAGGCACGAGTAGACGGCATTCGCCGCTGGGGCGTTCTATCCGTTTACATCGTTTTCATATACAACTTCTTCCTCGATTTTCTTGTCGTTGGCTTGGTCGGTCTTGGAATCGCCAGTTTACTGTTCTCTCTGCCGCTTGAGCAGCAGCCGTGGTACTCCTATCCTGTTGCCGCGATCTCCGTCTTCTACATCTGGTATGCCCCGCAGGGATTTAGCGATCTTGCCTTCTACACGAGCTACGCACTTTCTGGCTTCACAGTTTTGTTTGCAACTCCTTTTCTCATCAACGCGTTAAGGAGCGTTTTCAGTAAGAGGCGCTCGTGGATTGCACTAGTTCTTGGATGCGCCATCGGCTTCCTTGCCTTATGTCAAATTGCGTCGTTTCCATCGCTGTATTTCGATCACTGGTCGGAGCGGTGGATTCCATCGTCGCAGTACTTCTTCGGCATTGAACTATGGAGCGGCAATCGCCCCACCAGATGGATTGAATCCTTCATTCGGAGGCTGCAACTCTTCCGAATTGATGAGATCGCGGCGATTGTCAAATCGGTGATAGTCTTGGTTGTTGCGATTGCTCTCGCAAGCGCTCAAGCTCGATCCCCTACTTCCGCCGCGTAGTTTAATCCACCAACGTCCCCTTCGTGCTCGGCACGCCGTCCATGCGGGGGTCAAGCTCGACAGCCTCGCGAAGAGCACGGCCGACGCCCTTGAAGCAGGCTTCGGCGATGTGGTGCAAGTTGCTGCCGCGGATGACGTCGATGTGGAGGGCAAGCTTCGCCTCGGCGGCGAGGGACTTGAAGAACTCGGCGACGAGCTCCAGGTCGAAATCGCCGACGCGGTCGTTGGCGGAGAGCTTCAGATCACCCGCGAAGGCGGCCCGGCCGGAGAGGTCGATAGCGACGTCGGCCAGGGCTTCGTCCATCGGCAAGCGGCACTGGCCGTAGCGGCGGATGCCGGACTTGTCGCCGAGGGCCTGGGCGAGGGCTTTGCCGAGCGACAGGCCGACGTCCTCGACGGTGTGATGGGCGTCGACGTGTAGATCACCCGTGGCCTTGACGTCGAGGTCGACCATCGCGTGCTTGCCGAGCAGGTGGAGCATGTGGTCGAAGAAGCCGACGCCGGTGTCGACGGCGACGGTGCCCGTTCCGTCGAGCGTGAGCGTGACGCGGACGTCGGTCTCGCCGGTGACGCGCGTAATGGTGGCGGTGCGGGGCATATGGAGAAGGTATCGGCCAATCGCCGGCCGTAGGGTGGGCCCTGGCCCACCAGCGGTTCGTCGAGACCATTGGACAGAGGTGGGCCGGGGCCCACCCTACGGAGTGGTAAGCAGGCCTTGAAGGTTGTTTAGCAGCACATCGTGTTCGTCGCTGGTGCCGATGGTGATGCGGAGGGCGTCGTCGAGACCGGGCTGGTTCCAATAGCGGACGAAGATGCCGCGATCGTGGAGCGACTGGTACAGCTCGCCCGCTCTGGGATGTCTGGCGAAGACGAAGTTCGCCTCGCTGAGCGTGACGTCAAAGCCGAGCGACGAGAGGTCGGCCGACAGTTGCGAGCGTCGCTCGCAGACCTCGCTGCGGAGCTTTGCGAAGTCGTCCGACGCAGCAATCGCCGCCTCACCGACGGCCTGGGCGAGGGCGTCGACGTTGTAGCTGTCGCGGACCTTGTCCATCTGCCGGATCGTCTCCGGCCGCGAGATCGCGTAGCCCAGACGCAGCCCAGCGAGCGCGAAGCCCTTCGAAAACGAACGGCTCACGACGACGTTCTCGTGCGACGCGACCAGGCTCATGCAGTCGGTGCTCGCGTGGTCCGCGTAGGCCTCGTCGACAAGGAGCAACGTATCGCCCAGCCGCATGGCGAGCTCGCTGACTTCGGCCGGCGGGATGAGCGTGCCGCT belongs to Planctomycetota bacterium and includes:
- a CDS encoding 3-dehydroquinate synthase, with product MRLVPAETASQRAYDAEFAVPCVHRLRFTHDVLGDDAGVLLECLHPTESRVRVLVCVDAGVAESDPSLRVRLDAFFDRFCERVEQAGSIVTIDGGEACKNSGIAVEGVLKAINENDLDRRNYVLVIGGGAVLDAVGYATAVAHRGVRLVRLPTTTLAQDDSGVGVKNAINVFGKKNWQGTFAVPWAVINDETLLKTLPDRDYRNGFSEAVKVALLKDAEFFDELCQNASRIAHRDPEASRRAIEQSALLHLRHITEGGDPFEALEARPLDFGHWSAHRLEPMTNFELRHGEAVAIGLALDCLYSVQTQGFDPGDSDRVIRCLQDLGIPLGHPALEREDEILVGLEEFRQHLGGRLTITLLRGVGDPVEVHEIDAAVMRQCIRDLRQRSVSP
- the hisC gene encoding histidinol-phosphate transaminase codes for the protein MGLPRPRPEVEALSPYVPGEQPSVGQRVVKLNTNEASFPVPSSVLAAAHTDADVLRRYPDPRASRLREMLAERHGVTPEHVLIGNGSDDILTMLIRTFVPPGGSAAFPWPTYSLYPTLLQIQGASATKLDWLDDWQLPADALVDAAAYAVFLANPNAPSGTLIPPAEVSELAMRLGDTLLLVDEAYADHASTDCMSLVASHENVVVSRSFSKGFALAGLRLGYAISRPETIRQMDKVRDSYNVDALAQAVGEAAIAASDDFAKLRSEVCERRSQLSADLSSLGFDVTLSEANFVFARHPRAGELYQSLHDRGIFVRYWNQPGLDDALRITIGTSDEHDVLLNNLQGLLTTP
- a CDS encoding DUF2461 domain-containing protein is translated as MPGIARETTRFLKQLAKNNDREWFKSHADEWEAARSDFLALIAALQPGLEKVSEFAWVDASKTGGSMFRIHRDVRFSKDKSPYKTNLSAVFPHAGVEGKVDAPCFYLQVSPTETMVAAGLYGPDAKSLKLIREAIADDPAAWKRATSGKKFDEHFAMTTDKLKRPPKGFDADHPAIEEIKRTRFAAMTKPISSDVVHGGGFDKEIVRLCKIANPLVAFVCRAMKLPW
- the hisB gene encoding imidazoleglycerol-phosphate dehydratase HisB, whose amino-acid sequence is MPRTATITRVTGETDVRVTLTLDGTGTVAVDTGVGFFDHMLHLLGKHAMVDLDVKATGDLHVDAHHTVEDVGLSLGKALAQALGDKSGIRRYGQCRLPMDEALADVAIDLSGRAAFAGDLKLSANDRVGDFDLELVAEFFKSLAAEAKLALHIDVIRGSNLHHIAEACFKGVGRALREAVELDPRMDGVPSTKGTLVD
- a CDS encoding dihydrolipoamide acetyltransferase family protein, whose amino-acid sequence is MPATITMPQQSDTMTEGTLVAWVKNEGDKIDEGDVVAEIETDKATMEMEGPDEPGTIAAILVQAGESAAVGQTLAVVALEGEDVAEVKKNAGAAGSAASSSSSPEPAAAAAASGEDAAEASHAGTTATMEAPAANGQSTNGTGGRIKASPLAKRIAKNEGIDLGQLTGSGPGGRIVQKDVLDFVDSGGKTMHVEKGPDRVQHDDALTPPPVAPPALPQRIASGEVDKVELSKMRKTIAQRLQTAKQNIPHFYETVDIELDNAQALRASLNKTMEKEGIRLSIGDIIAKAVAVTLQKHPVLNTTFDGTTMTRHGDVNLGMAVALDDGLIVPVLKNIDQMGFREIRLRSKELVDKARKQKLKGDEMSGATFTVSNLGGFGVKEFIAIVNPPEVGILAIGAGTKRAVVADDGSIVARSVMTVTLSADHRAVDGADSARFLATLKSMIEEPGMMLV